Proteins encoded together in one Prochlorococcus marinus str. MIT 9211 window:
- a CDS encoding cytochrome c biogenesis CcdA family protein: MAQNSELLISNGLKEPGPLLLAIAFCSGLLTSLGPCSLSLLPITVAYLAGFKGKQNPLQRSLIFSSGIVLSLVILGSLSGLFGQIYGQLSSKLNGLVSIIAIVMGLSLLGIIDIKLPINPNPNLLTEKLPEPLAPIAAGVVFGMASSPCTTPVLAVLLAWIAQNGNPVTGIILLAFFGAGQVIPLVLAGIAAGSIPNLLALKPFSRWIPIASGIIFLSTGSLSLISRWV, encoded by the coding sequence CTGGCTCAAAATAGTGAGCTGTTAATAAGCAATGGTTTAAAAGAACCTGGGCCTTTATTGCTTGCTATAGCATTCTGCAGCGGACTTCTCACCAGCTTAGGTCCATGTTCATTATCACTTTTGCCAATAACCGTTGCCTACCTAGCAGGGTTCAAAGGTAAGCAAAATCCCTTGCAAAGAAGTTTGATCTTTTCAAGCGGTATTGTCTTATCTTTAGTAATTCTTGGTTCCCTAAGCGGGTTATTCGGACAAATCTATGGGCAACTTTCTTCCAAATTAAATGGCTTGGTTTCAATAATTGCAATAGTAATGGGTTTAAGCCTTCTAGGGATAATCGATATAAAGCTTCCAATTAATCCAAATCCAAACCTTTTAACAGAGAAACTTCCTGAGCCCCTAGCCCCTATAGCAGCAGGAGTTGTCTTTGGCATGGCCTCCTCACCTTGTACCACACCAGTATTGGCTGTTCTATTAGCTTGGATTGCTCAGAATGGGAATCCAGTCACAGGAATAATTCTTCTAGCATTCTTTGGCGCAGGTCAAGTAATACCTCTGGTTTTGGCAGGTATAGCTGCAGGCAGCATCCCAAATTTACTGGCATTGAAACCTTTTAGTCGTTGGATTCCTATTGCTAGCGGCATTATTTTTCTATCCACAGGTTCTTTAAGTCTCATTAGCAGGTGGGTTTGA
- the queF gene encoding preQ(1) synthase — translation MEPVSREHNSPSNGFLYGERTIENAELICFPNPKPSRNYEVSIELPEFTCKCPFSGYPDFAVLRLHYQPDKKVLELKSIKLFINSFRDIKISHEDVANRILDKLIEACEPSWIHLEADFNPRGNVHTIIRLSHGTKKDV, via the coding sequence TTGGAACCAGTTTCTAGAGAACATAACTCCCCATCCAATGGCTTTCTCTATGGAGAAAGGACAATAGAGAATGCTGAATTGATCTGTTTCCCTAATCCCAAGCCAAGCCGTAATTATGAGGTTTCTATAGAGCTGCCTGAATTTACTTGTAAATGCCCTTTTTCTGGCTATCCAGACTTTGCAGTCTTAAGACTTCATTATCAGCCAGATAAGAAAGTATTAGAACTTAAGTCTATCAAGCTTTTTATAAATAGTTTTCGTGATATAAAAATATCTCATGAAGATGTTGCTAATCGGATATTAGACAAGCTTATTGAAGCTTGTGAGCCTTCTTGGATCCATTTGGAAGCAGATTTCAACCCTAGAGGTAATGTACATACAATAATCAGGTTAAGTCATGGAACTAAAAAGGATGTTTAA
- the atpA gene encoding F0F1 ATP synthase subunit alpha — MVSIRPDEISSILKQQIANYDKSVSVSNVGTVLQIGDGIARIYGLEKVMAGELVEFEDGTEGIALNLEDDNVGAVLMGEALGVQEGSTVKSTGKIASVPVGQAMLGRVVNPLGQPVDGNGDIATSDSRLIESLAPGIIKRKSVHEPMQTGITSIDAMIPIGRGQRELIIGDRQTGKTAIAIDTIINQKGQDVVCVYVAVGQKSASVAQVVEVLREKGALEYTIVVNASASEAAALQYLAPYTGAAIAEHFMYQGKATLVIYDDLTKQAQAYRQMSLLLRRPPGREAYPGDVFYCHSRLLERAAKLSESMGSGSMTALPIIETQAGDVSAYIPTNVISITDGQIFLSADLFNSGLRPAINVGISVSRVGGAAQTKAIKKIAGTLKLELAQFDELAAFSQFASDLDEATQKQLGRGKRLRELLKQAQFAPLNLAEQVAVVYAGVKGLIDEVPVEQVTQFAGELREYLKTSKPDYIKQVLTEKKLNEEIESVLKESINEVKSSMLAA; from the coding sequence ATGGTTTCTATACGCCCCGACGAGATCAGTTCCATTCTTAAGCAGCAGATTGCTAATTATGATAAATCTGTTTCTGTAAGCAATGTAGGCACTGTTCTTCAAATTGGAGATGGTATCGCTAGGATCTACGGCCTTGAAAAGGTCATGGCTGGAGAACTAGTTGAATTTGAGGATGGTACGGAAGGGATCGCTCTAAACCTAGAAGACGACAATGTGGGCGCCGTTTTAATGGGTGAGGCGTTAGGGGTTCAAGAGGGAAGTACTGTTAAATCCACAGGAAAGATTGCATCTGTTCCTGTAGGCCAAGCAATGTTGGGCCGTGTAGTTAACCCACTCGGGCAACCAGTAGATGGTAATGGTGATATAGCAACTAGTGACTCTCGCCTTATCGAGTCCTTAGCTCCAGGAATTATTAAAAGGAAGTCAGTTCATGAGCCAATGCAGACTGGTATTACTTCTATTGATGCAATGATTCCAATTGGCAGAGGTCAGCGTGAATTGATAATTGGCGACCGTCAAACTGGAAAGACTGCGATTGCAATTGATACGATTATCAATCAGAAAGGTCAAGATGTTGTTTGTGTCTATGTTGCTGTTGGTCAAAAGTCTGCATCTGTAGCTCAAGTTGTTGAAGTATTGCGTGAGAAAGGAGCTCTTGAATACACAATTGTTGTTAATGCAAGTGCTTCTGAAGCTGCAGCATTGCAATATCTAGCCCCTTATACAGGAGCTGCTATAGCTGAGCATTTTATGTATCAAGGTAAAGCAACATTAGTGATTTATGACGATTTAACTAAACAGGCACAGGCATATCGTCAGATGTCTTTGCTTTTACGTCGTCCACCTGGCCGTGAGGCATACCCTGGTGATGTGTTCTATTGCCATAGTCGTTTGCTAGAAAGAGCAGCAAAGCTTTCTGAATCAATGGGAAGTGGATCAATGACTGCATTGCCGATTATTGAAACGCAAGCAGGTGATGTATCTGCTTATATTCCTACTAATGTGATATCAATTACAGATGGTCAAATTTTTCTCAGTGCTGATTTGTTCAACTCTGGCTTGAGACCAGCTATTAATGTTGGTATTTCAGTTAGTAGGGTAGGTGGTGCTGCTCAGACGAAAGCAATTAAGAAGATAGCTGGAACCCTGAAACTTGAACTTGCTCAGTTTGATGAATTGGCAGCATTCTCTCAATTCGCTTCTGATCTTGATGAAGCCACTCAGAAGCAGCTTGGGAGAGGAAAACGATTAAGAGAACTTCTTAAACAGGCTCAGTTTGCTCCACTTAATCTTGCAGAGCAGGTAGCCGTTGTTTATGCGGGGGTAAAAGGTCTTATAGATGAGGTGCCTGTTGAACAAGTAACTCAATTTGCTGGCGAACTCCGTGAATATTTAAAAACGAGCAAGCCAGATTATATAAAGCAGGTTCTTACTGAGAAGAAACTAAATGAAGAGATAGAGTCTGTTTTGAAAGAGTCTATTAACGAGGTTAAGTCCTCAATGCTAGCGGCTTAA
- a CDS encoding cytochrome c biogenesis protein ResB, producing the protein MKVLWRVLNWLSSLKVAILLLFFIALASAIGTFIPQGDQSDNYINNYAKHPWLGLINGHLILRMQLDHVYSSYWFLFLLSWLGIALMICSWRRQWPTLKAAMKWIDYDQSTQIKKLAISEEVIVQDSGLAIKKLHNQLISSGWDVKADSNRIAARKGVIGRFGPPLVHFGLIFLMIGATLGALEGQRVEKFLEPGKSIDLISPDGINKLKIKLKDFQILRLPNGQPEQFLSKVELSDGSNQQPISREISVNHPLRFQGLTIYQADWALSGINMQFGNSPKLQLPLKAIPELGEQVWGISLPDLDNAGKSILLTISSETGPARFYSQEGKSITEITPGGNKEIINGLETQVIEVLQSSGILIKYDPGVPLVYIGFAITLIGSLISIISTKMLWALWEEENGLLFIGGLSNRNLSGFANDFPTLLKVIKSS; encoded by the coding sequence ATGAAAGTTTTGTGGCGAGTTCTTAATTGGTTATCTAGCTTAAAAGTTGCCATTCTGCTTTTATTTTTCATTGCATTGGCGAGTGCAATTGGCACCTTTATTCCTCAAGGTGATCAATCAGACAACTATATAAATAATTATGCGAAACACCCTTGGCTGGGATTAATTAATGGACATCTAATCCTTCGGATGCAATTAGATCATGTTTATTCCAGTTATTGGTTCCTGTTTTTACTTTCTTGGCTTGGAATTGCTCTGATGATCTGCAGCTGGAGGCGGCAATGGCCTACTTTAAAAGCAGCAATGAAATGGATTGACTATGATCAATCAACTCAAATTAAGAAATTAGCTATTTCAGAAGAGGTTATTGTTCAAGACAGTGGATTAGCAATTAAAAAACTCCATAATCAACTAATCAGCTCAGGATGGGATGTTAAAGCAGATAGCAATAGAATTGCTGCTCGCAAAGGGGTAATAGGAAGATTTGGCCCACCCTTAGTTCATTTTGGACTCATCTTTTTAATGATCGGAGCAACACTCGGAGCATTAGAAGGACAAAGAGTAGAAAAATTTTTAGAACCTGGAAAATCGATTGACCTAATAAGCCCAGACGGCATAAATAAATTAAAAATTAAATTAAAAGATTTTCAGATCTTGAGATTACCCAATGGGCAGCCAGAGCAATTCCTTTCGAAAGTGGAACTAAGTGATGGAAGCAATCAACAACCTATAAGTAGGGAAATTAGCGTTAATCACCCATTAAGGTTTCAAGGGCTAACTATTTATCAAGCAGATTGGGCACTTTCAGGGATAAATATGCAATTTGGCAATAGTCCAAAACTACAGCTGCCTTTAAAAGCTATACCTGAACTTGGCGAGCAAGTTTGGGGTATATCATTGCCTGATTTAGATAATGCGGGTAAATCTATTCTACTTACCATCTCTAGCGAAACAGGGCCAGCAAGATTTTACAGCCAAGAGGGGAAATCTATAACAGAGATAACACCTGGGGGCAACAAGGAAATAATTAATGGTTTAGAAACTCAAGTCATAGAAGTATTGCAAAGTAGCGGAATACTTATTAAGTATGATCCAGGAGTCCCATTGGTTTATATAGGTTTTGCCATAACATTGATTGGGAGTTTGATAAGTATAATTTCCACAAAAATGCTTTGGGCTCTATGGGAAGAAGAGAATGGCTTACTATTTATTGGAGGGCTAAGCAATAGAAACCTCTCTGGTTTTGCAAATGATTTCCCAACCCTTTTAAAAGTAATCAAAAGTTCTTAG
- a CDS encoding F0F1 ATP synthase subunit B', protein MTSLLLFGASEGGLFDFDATLPLMAVQVVLLTFILNALFFKPVGRVVEEREDYVTSSLADAKKKLAEVEKLESDLKNQLKEARLAAQSVINEAETDSENLYREALALATAEANASREEARREIDSQRESALNQLRSDAEKLGDLIVERLLASK, encoded by the coding sequence ATGACAAGCTTGCTACTTTTTGGTGCTAGTGAGGGAGGTCTTTTTGACTTCGATGCAACACTTCCGCTTATGGCGGTCCAGGTTGTTCTCCTGACATTCATCCTAAATGCTCTTTTCTTTAAGCCTGTTGGTCGGGTAGTTGAAGAAAGAGAAGACTATGTAACTTCTAGTTTGGCAGATGCTAAAAAGAAGCTTGCTGAGGTTGAAAAACTTGAGTCTGATCTAAAGAATCAACTTAAGGAAGCTCGCCTGGCAGCTCAGTCAGTTATTAATGAGGCTGAGACAGATTCTGAGAATCTTTATAGGGAAGCATTGGCTTTAGCAACAGCTGAGGCTAATGCTTCAAGGGAAGAAGCAAGACGAGAGATTGATTCTCAAAGGGAATCTGCATTAAATCAACTTAGATCTGATGCTGAAAAGCTTGGAGATTTGATAGTTGAACGATTATTGGCTTCAAAATGA
- a CDS encoding P-II family nitrogen regulator — protein MKKIEAIIRPFKLEDVKVALVNSGIVGMTVSEVRGFGRQKGQVERYRGSEFTVEFLQKLKIEIVVADESVPTVLTAIAEAAKTGEIGDGKIFISPVESVVRIRTGELDGSAL, from the coding sequence ATGAAAAAAATAGAGGCGATCATTCGTCCTTTCAAGCTAGAAGACGTAAAAGTAGCTTTGGTCAATTCAGGGATAGTAGGAATGACTGTGAGTGAAGTCAGAGGCTTTGGAAGGCAAAAAGGCCAAGTCGAGCGCTATAGAGGCTCTGAATTTACTGTTGAATTTCTCCAAAAACTAAAAATAGAGATCGTTGTTGCCGATGAAAGTGTTCCAACAGTTTTAACTGCAATTGCAGAGGCTGCAAAAACTGGAGAGATTGGCGACGGCAAAATTTTCATATCCCCTGTTGAGTCTGTAGTTCGTATTAGGACTGGAGAACTAGATGGATCAGCTCTCTAA
- the atpH gene encoding ATP synthase F1 subunit delta, which translates to MPLLNTITTPYAEAFLQVAESKKEVEKIIAQAKSILQLWDESSELREAMGSPVLEVESKKAALEKIFSGKVTPSFLNFMKLLAERQRIGFLNSVLERLLELYRAQRNIALATVTSATPLNEDQQAALLKNVQSVAGTNNLELNLKVDPDLIGGFVVRVGSKVIDASLSGQVRRMGLELAKVT; encoded by the coding sequence ATGCCACTTTTAAACACCATCACAACTCCATATGCTGAAGCTTTCCTTCAGGTTGCGGAAAGTAAAAAAGAAGTTGAAAAAATTATTGCTCAAGCAAAGTCTATTTTGCAACTTTGGGATGAATCTTCGGAATTGCGTGAAGCGATGGGTTCACCCGTTCTCGAAGTTGAGTCTAAAAAAGCAGCCTTAGAGAAAATTTTTTCGGGAAAAGTTACGCCTTCATTTTTAAACTTCATGAAGCTTTTGGCTGAGCGACAAAGGATAGGATTCTTGAATTCCGTACTTGAACGATTGCTAGAGCTTTATCGTGCTCAGAGAAATATTGCGCTTGCAACGGTTACTTCTGCGACTCCGTTGAATGAAGACCAGCAAGCGGCACTGCTCAAGAATGTTCAATCTGTTGCAGGCACTAATAATTTGGAACTCAATCTAAAAGTTGATCCAGATTTAATTGGTGGCTTTGTAGTCAGAGTTGGATCCAAAGTTATTGATGCCAGTCTTTCTGGCCAGGTTCGTCGAATGGGTCTTGAGCTAGCAAAGGTAACCTAA
- a CDS encoding F0F1 ATP synthase subunit B: MISSLFFATKGFGLNLNLFETNVINLAVVIFGLYKFLPNFLGGILERRRSAILADLKDAEDRLTEANTALAKAKNELASAEQKAEKIRSDCKVRAEAIRLESEKKTVEEMARVKQGAAADLNAEASRVSTQLRREAAKLAIEKALVSLPNKLDEKAQLNFISQSIKNMGKD, translated from the coding sequence ATGATTTCTTCACTATTTTTTGCGACTAAAGGCTTCGGGCTTAACCTCAATTTATTTGAGACAAATGTCATTAATTTGGCAGTTGTGATTTTCGGCCTTTATAAATTTCTTCCTAACTTTTTAGGGGGAATTCTTGAGAGACGTCGATCAGCTATTTTGGCAGACTTAAAAGATGCTGAAGATCGTTTAACTGAAGCTAATACTGCTCTAGCTAAGGCAAAGAATGAACTGGCTTCAGCTGAGCAAAAAGCTGAAAAGATTCGTAGTGATTGTAAAGTTCGAGCTGAAGCTATTCGTTTAGAAAGTGAAAAAAAGACTGTAGAGGAAATGGCTCGAGTCAAGCAGGGAGCTGCTGCTGACCTCAATGCTGAAGCTTCAAGAGTTAGTACTCAGTTACGTAGAGAGGCTGCAAAACTAGCTATTGAAAAGGCTTTGGTCTCCTTACCTAATAAACTCGATGAAAAGGCTCAATTAAATTTTATTAGTCAATCAATTAAAAATATGGGTAAGGATTGA
- the atpB gene encoding F0F1 ATP synthase subunit A, whose protein sequence is MGSFPFLLPFAELEVGQHLYWQLGNIRIHGQVFMTSWLLIGALLTLVVVGTKKMERDPKGVQNLLEFLWDYIRDLARTQIGEKVYRDWMPFIGTLFLFIFVSNWGGALVPWRLIRLPSGELGAPTADINTTVALALLVSLSYFYAGLSNKGLRYFEYYVHPTPIMLPFKIVEDFTKPLSLSFRLFGNILADELVVAVLVFLVPLVLPVPVMFLGLFTSAIQALIFATLAAYYIGEAVEEHH, encoded by the coding sequence ATGGGTTCTTTTCCATTTTTACTACCGTTTGCTGAACTAGAGGTTGGTCAACATCTCTATTGGCAATTGGGAAATATAAGAATTCATGGACAAGTTTTCATGACTTCTTGGCTTCTTATTGGTGCCCTCTTAACTCTTGTTGTTGTCGGTACCAAAAAAATGGAACGAGATCCTAAAGGGGTTCAAAACCTTCTTGAGTTTCTTTGGGATTACATACGTGATTTGGCTAGGACCCAAATAGGAGAAAAGGTTTATCGCGATTGGATGCCTTTCATAGGAACTCTTTTCTTGTTTATTTTTGTGAGCAATTGGGGAGGAGCTTTGGTCCCTTGGAGGTTGATTCGCCTTCCAAGTGGTGAACTAGGTGCACCAACTGCGGATATCAATACAACTGTTGCATTGGCATTGTTGGTTTCACTTTCTTATTTCTATGCCGGATTGAGTAATAAGGGATTGCGTTACTTCGAGTATTACGTTCATCCCACTCCAATCATGCTTCCCTTCAAGATTGTCGAAGATTTCACAAAGCCTCTTTCTCTTTCTTTCCGTTTATTCGGGAACATTTTGGCGGATGAATTAGTCGTTGCAGTACTCGTGTTTTTAGTGCCTCTTGTCCTGCCAGTTCCTGTGATGTTTCTTGGCTTGTTTACAAGTGCTATTCAGGCCTTGATCTTTGCAACTTTGGCTGCTTACTACATAGGTGAAGCAGTTGAAGAACACCATTAA
- the purB gene encoding adenylosuccinate lyase, translating to MIDRYTLPEMGNIWTEESKYQKWLEVELAACEANWKLGKIPDDAIKEIREKASFNSKRILEIESEVRHDVIAFLTNVNEYVGDAGRFIHVGLTSSDVLDTGLALQLKASIELLINEIKKLQSSILQQAKLHKKTEMIGRSHAIHGEPITFGFKLAGWLAETNRNLERLERLEKDIAIGQISGAMGTYANTDPEIEKLTCDYLGLIPDTASTQVISRDRHADYVQTLALIGATLDRFATEIRNLQRTDVLEVEESFAKGQKGSSAMPHKRNPIRSERISGLARVLRSYVVAALENVVLWHERDISHSSTERMMLPDVSITLHFMLREMTSVIKELGVYPKNMRRNMNIYGGVVFSQRVLLALVENGMNREEAYSVVQKHAHAAWNTESGNFRANLEADPTVKRMLSTELLNQCFSTELHQSKLSLIWERLGI from the coding sequence TTGATTGACCGTTACACACTTCCCGAAATGGGCAATATTTGGACTGAGGAGTCCAAATATCAAAAATGGCTAGAGGTTGAGCTTGCAGCTTGTGAAGCCAATTGGAAGCTTGGGAAAATCCCAGACGATGCGATAAAGGAAATTAGAGAAAAAGCATCCTTTAACTCAAAACGAATTCTTGAAATTGAATCAGAAGTTCGTCATGACGTTATTGCTTTTCTTACAAACGTAAATGAATATGTTGGGGATGCAGGGCGATTTATACATGTAGGTCTTACTAGCAGTGATGTTTTAGACACTGGTTTGGCACTTCAACTGAAAGCCTCAATAGAACTATTAATCAATGAAATAAAAAAGCTTCAAAGTTCAATTCTGCAGCAAGCAAAGCTGCATAAGAAAACAGAAATGATTGGACGTTCGCATGCAATACATGGAGAACCTATTACTTTCGGATTCAAGTTGGCAGGATGGTTGGCCGAAACAAATCGCAATTTAGAAAGACTTGAACGACTTGAAAAAGATATAGCCATTGGACAAATCAGTGGAGCAATGGGAACTTATGCAAATACTGACCCAGAAATTGAAAAACTCACCTGCGATTATCTGGGGTTAATCCCGGATACAGCTAGTACACAAGTCATTTCCAGAGATAGACATGCTGATTACGTCCAAACTCTTGCATTAATTGGAGCGACATTGGATCGTTTCGCTACAGAAATAAGAAATCTGCAAAGAACCGATGTACTCGAAGTTGAAGAAAGTTTTGCTAAGGGGCAAAAAGGAAGCTCTGCGATGCCTCACAAAAGGAATCCAATTCGTAGTGAACGAATAAGTGGGCTAGCAAGGGTTCTTAGAAGTTATGTAGTCGCAGCCCTAGAAAATGTTGTTCTATGGCATGAAAGAGATATTAGCCATAGTTCAACTGAAAGAATGATGCTGCCAGATGTTTCCATTACTCTTCATTTTATGCTAAGAGAAATGACCTCAGTAATCAAAGAACTAGGTGTTTACCCTAAGAATATGCGGAGAAACATGAATATTTATGGAGGTGTTGTTTTTAGTCAAAGAGTCCTTTTAGCTCTAGTAGAAAATGGGATGAATAGGGAAGAAGCCTATAGCGTGGTTCAAAAGCATGCACATGCTGCATGGAATACAGAATCAGGGAATTTCCGAGCCAACCTAGAAGCTGATCCAACAGTCAAAAGGATGCTCTCTACAGAGCTACTGAACCAATGCTTCAGCACCGAGCTACATCAATCAAAACTTAGTCTTATATGGGAACGTCTAGGGATTTGA
- a CDS encoding TlyA family RNA methyltransferase gives MAQKIRLDLHLLNKGLVQSRQQAQRLIRAGKVRDMTGKILDKPGQEVFGESKLLVENPKRFVSRGGEKLLAGLQAFPIKIDGRICLDGGISTGGFTDCLLQHGASRVYGIDVGYGQIAWSLRNDSRVVLRERTNLRNLKPEDLYGPKDRLPNLAVADLSFISLRLVLPAIKNLLSEKDNDALLLVKPQFEIGRNRVGKGGVVKDINAHIEVLSNIVDFSVAEGWIPKGIVASPITGPAGNHEYLLWLSSFGNKGLLNIKELVRETLASLES, from the coding sequence ATGGCTCAGAAAATCAGACTTGATCTCCACTTGCTCAATAAAGGGCTTGTTCAATCACGTCAACAGGCTCAAAGATTGATCCGGGCTGGGAAAGTCAGAGATATGACAGGCAAGATCCTTGACAAGCCTGGACAAGAGGTCTTTGGGGAGAGCAAGCTCTTAGTAGAAAATCCAAAAAGGTTTGTTTCTCGAGGTGGGGAGAAATTACTGGCTGGATTACAAGCATTTCCTATAAAAATTGATGGACGCATCTGTTTGGATGGTGGCATATCTACAGGAGGTTTTACTGATTGCCTTTTACAGCATGGAGCTTCTCGTGTTTATGGTATTGATGTTGGATATGGGCAAATAGCTTGGAGTCTTAGAAACGACTCGAGGGTGGTTCTTCGAGAAAGGACCAATTTAAGGAATTTGAAGCCAGAAGATTTATATGGGCCTAAAGACCGATTGCCAAATCTTGCTGTTGCGGATTTGTCTTTTATTTCATTGAGGCTTGTCTTACCAGCGATTAAAAATCTACTTTCTGAAAAAGATAATGATGCTTTGCTATTAGTTAAACCTCAGTTTGAAATAGGCCGAAATAGAGTTGGGAAAGGAGGAGTGGTTAAAGATATAAATGCTCATATAGAAGTTCTGAGTAATATTGTTGATTTTTCAGTTGCAGAAGGTTGGATCCCAAAAGGAATTGTGGCTTCACCAATTACTGGTCCAGCAGGAAACCATGAGTATTTACTCTGGTTGAGTAGTTTTGGTAATAAGGGCCTGTTGAATATAAAGGAATTAGTAAGAGAAACTCTAGCTAGCTTAGAGAGCTGA
- a CDS encoding FtsW/RodA/SpoVE family cell cycle protein, whose product MTKRSKPYLPRKLHNQTFWQRLLPLPWDIWPAEARLLLALIAFWSFAGLFILGSASWWVASKEMGDGTYFVKRQVIWLISSWSIAWFTISISLRKWLKLSRSCLLICLLLVIGTLLFGSTINGSSRWLIVGPIRIQPSELVKPFVILQAANVFAQWKRLQIDHKIFWLGLFGGLIALILKQPNLSTAALIGILLWLMALSAGIKFSSLLSTAFLGGLIGASSILINEYQKLRVISFINPWQDPQGSGYQLIQSLLAIGSGGWFGEGYGLSTQKLLYLPFLSTDFIFAVFAEEFGFVGSLMLVLFLTLIAFVGLRIALRCRNNYSKLIAIGCSTLLVGQAIMHLAVASGSMPTTGLPLPMISYGGNSLLSSLLIGGLLIRCALESTGLIGGLEIKKRLN is encoded by the coding sequence TTGACTAAGAGATCTAAACCCTATTTACCTAGAAAACTACATAACCAGACATTCTGGCAAAGACTCCTTCCGCTTCCTTGGGATATCTGGCCTGCTGAAGCAAGGTTATTGCTGGCCTTAATTGCATTTTGGAGTTTCGCTGGTCTTTTCATCCTGGGCTCAGCAAGCTGGTGGGTTGCAAGCAAGGAGATGGGGGATGGGACTTATTTTGTAAAGCGACAAGTGATTTGGTTGATCTCAAGCTGGAGTATTGCATGGTTCACAATTTCAATAAGTCTTAGAAAATGGCTCAAACTGTCAAGGTCTTGTTTATTGATTTGTTTACTATTAGTTATTGGAACCTTGCTATTTGGAAGCACTATTAATGGTTCCTCAAGATGGTTAATAGTGGGCCCCATTCGAATTCAGCCTTCTGAATTAGTAAAACCGTTTGTAATTCTTCAAGCCGCTAATGTTTTTGCTCAGTGGAAAAGACTTCAAATTGACCACAAGATTTTTTGGCTAGGCCTTTTTGGAGGACTAATCGCTTTAATACTTAAACAACCAAACTTAAGCACTGCTGCGCTTATAGGCATACTTCTTTGGTTAATGGCTCTGTCTGCAGGTATCAAATTCAGTTCTCTTTTATCCACAGCATTCTTAGGTGGTTTGATAGGTGCATCAAGCATCCTTATTAATGAATATCAAAAACTAAGAGTTATCTCATTCATTAACCCCTGGCAAGACCCTCAAGGTTCTGGTTATCAACTTATACAAAGTCTTTTAGCTATAGGGTCAGGAGGTTGGTTTGGGGAAGGATATGGTCTATCTACTCAAAAACTCCTCTATCTTCCATTCCTCAGCACAGACTTTATTTTTGCTGTTTTTGCCGAAGAGTTTGGATTTGTCGGGTCTTTAATGTTGGTTTTATTTTTGACCTTAATTGCATTTGTAGGATTAAGAATAGCTCTTCGTTGCAGGAATAATTACTCAAAACTAATTGCCATAGGATGCAGCACATTATTAGTTGGCCAGGCAATTATGCACTTAGCAGTGGCCTCTGGGTCCATGCCAACTACAGGGCTCCCTCTCCCAATGATTAGTTATGGCGGGAATTCATTGCTTTCTAGTCTTCTTATTGGAGGACTGTTGATTAGGTGCGCGTTGGAATCCACAGGGTTAATTGGCGGACTAGAAATAAAAAAACGACTCAACTAA
- the atpE gene encoding ATP synthase F0 subunit C: MDSITTAASVVAAGLAVGLGAIGPGIGQGSAAQGAVEGIARQPEAEGKIRGTLLLSFAFMESLTIYGLVVALVLLFANPFAG, translated from the coding sequence ATGGATTCCATTACCACCGCCGCTTCTGTTGTTGCCGCTGGTTTAGCTGTAGGCCTTGGAGCTATCGGCCCTGGTATCGGTCAGGGTAGTGCTGCTCAGGGAGCAGTTGAGGGCATAGCCCGCCAACCTGAAGCTGAAGGCAAAATCAGAGGTACTTTGCTCCTTTCCTTCGCTTTCATGGAGTCACTAACCATTTATGGTCTTGTGGTTGCATTGGTTCTTCTGTTTGCTAATCCATTTGCAGGCTAA